TCCTATTGCCCATATTGGCTCATAAGCAATTATTACTTTTTCAATATCAGTTTCACTAATACCTTCTAGAGTATTTCTTATCTGTTTTTCAACAACTTCTTTTTCTACTCCTGAATTTCTTTCTTCAAGAGTTTCACCACAACATAATATTGGAATCAATTTATTTTGTAATGCAGATTTTACTTTTTTATTAATCATTTCATCAGTTTCGTTAAAAATAGTTCTTCTTTCTGAATGCCCTAATATTACATATGACACTCCACAGCTTTTTAACATTAAAGGAGAAATTTCACCTGTAAATGCACCTTTGTTTTCAAAGTACATATTTTGAACCCCTAAACCTACATCAGAACCTTCTAACAGTTTATTAACTTCTGTAACATAAACAAAAGGAACACATACTACTTTCTCAACATTATTATCTAACTTCTCTGATACAATTTCTTTTACTAATTTCTTGGCTTCATCTAAATCTTTATTCATTTTCCAGTTTCCAATAATAACAGGTTTTCTCATACTACCTCCAATTATTTATTATCTATTGAGTCAATTCCTGGTAAAATCTTACCTTCTAAGAATTCTAAAGATGCGCCTCCACCTGTTGAAATATGTGTTATTTTATCTTTATAACCTGATTTTTCAGCAGCAGATGCACTATCTCCTCCACCAATAATACTAATCGCTTCACTTTCTGCAATAGACTTTGCAATTTCAAATGTACCCTTTGCAAAATTTGACATTTCAAAAACTCCCATTGGACCATTCCAAACAACAGTTTTTGCATTATTAATTTCATCTGAAAATAGTTTAACCGTCTTTTCTCCAATATCTAATCCCATATAATCATCTTCTATTGAATCTATATTAACTGTTTTAAATTCAGAATCATTAGAAAATTCTTTACAAACAACGACATCTATAGGTAATAATATCTTAACATTTTTACTTTTTGCTTTTTCAATCAACTCTTTTGCTAAATCGATTTTATCTTCTTCCAATAAACTTTTACCTACTGAATAACCTAAAGATTTTAAGAATGTAAATGCCATTCCTCCTCCGATTATTATACTGTCTACTTTTTCAATCAAATTTTCAATAACAGTAATTTTATCAGATACTTTTGCTCCTCCTAAAATTGCTACAAAAGGTCTTTCAGGATTAGAAAGTGCTTTTCCCATTATAGAAATTTCCTTTTCTACTAAAAATCCCACAGCTGATGGTAAAAACTTACAAAGTCCAACATTTGAACAATGCGCCCTGTGGCTTGTACCAAAAGCGTCATTTATATATAATTCACCTAGTTCAGCCAATTCTTTTGAAAAATCATCGATATTTTTTGTTTCTTCATTTCTAAATCTTGTATTTTCAAGCAAAGCAATTTCTCCATCTTTTAATTTTAAAACTTCATTTTTTACATTATCATCCACTACTAAATTACTTTGTAAAAATTTAACATCTTTATTTAAAAGTTTAGATAATTCTTTAGCTACTGGTGCTAATGAAAATTCTTTCTTAGCTTCTCCCTTTGGTCTACCTAGATGAGATAATAAAATTATTTTTGCATTATTTTCAATTAAATATTTGATTGTAGGTAATGCTGCTACTATTCTAGCATTATCAGTAATTTTACCTTCTTCTGTTTTTGACATTGGAACGTTAAAATCAACTCTTACAATAACTCTTTTTGAGGTCACTTCTAAATCAGTAATAACTTTTTTATTCATAATTACTCCTTACTATACAATATGAGGTGAAAATCTCCACCTCATATTATTATTAAATAATAAGATTCCAATTTTGGAAATTCTTATTTATAGACTATTTTGAAAGATTAACTAAATATTGGAAAGTACGTATCAAGTTTGCAGTATATGACATTTCATTATCATACCACGCAACTGTTTTAACTAATTGTTTACCATCAACTTCAACTATTCTAGTTTGAGTAGCATCAAATAAAGAACCAAATTTTATTCCTATTACATCTGTAGAAACTATAGGATCTTCAGTATACCCAAATGATTCACTTGATGCTTCTTTCATTGCATTGTTAATTTCTTCAACTGTAACATTTTTTTCTAAAACTGTTACCAATTCTGTCAATGATCCTGTAGCAACAGGTACTCTTTGGGCAGAACCGTCTAGTTTTCCTTTTAATTCAGGAATAACAAGTCCAATAGCTTTAGCTGCGCCAGTTGTATTTGGAACTATATTTATTGCAGCAGATCTAGCTCTTCTCATATCACCTTTTCTATGT
Above is a genomic segment from Parvimonas micra containing:
- the tpiA gene encoding triose-phosphate isomerase, encoding MRKPVIIGNWKMNKDLDEAKKLVKEIVSEKLDNNVEKVVCVPFVYVTEVNKLLEGSDVGLGVQNMYFENKGAFTGEISPLMLKSCGVSYVILGHSERRTIFNETDEMINKKVKSALQNKLIPILCCGETLEERNSGVEKEVVEKQIRNTLEGISETDIEKVIIAYEPIWAIGTGLTASSDDAENMIKFIREILFDIYGNLSENIRIQYGGSVKPNNIKDLMQKENVDGALVGGACLESASFCALINYK
- a CDS encoding phosphoglycerate kinase yields the protein MNKKVITDLEVTSKRVIVRVDFNVPMSKTEEGKITDNARIVAALPTIKYLIENNAKIILLSHLGRPKGEAKKEFSLAPVAKELSKLLNKDVKFLQSNLVVDDNVKNEVLKLKDGEIALLENTRFRNEETKNIDDFSKELAELGELYINDAFGTSHRAHCSNVGLCKFLPSAVGFLVEKEISIMGKALSNPERPFVAILGGAKVSDKITVIENLIEKVDSIIIGGGMAFTFLKSLGYSVGKSLLEEDKIDLAKELIEKAKSKNVKILLPIDVVVCKEFSNDSEFKTVNIDSIEDDYMGLDIGEKTVKLFSDEINNAKTVVWNGPMGVFEMSNFAKGTFEIAKSIAESEAISIIGGGDSASAAEKSGYKDKITHISTGGGASLEFLEGKILPGIDSIDNK